One Leopardus geoffroyi isolate Oge1 chromosome E1, O.geoffroyi_Oge1_pat1.0, whole genome shotgun sequence genomic window, GACACAAACAAGAcgggagtgggagggggaggaggggaaggcgaGGGCGGGTGCCACACATCCTGGCGGGCAGGCCGGCTCACCGTTCATGGGCATCTCGTCGATCTGGGTGGAGTAGTACTGCTCGATGTCTCTCAGGATACGGATGTCGTCGTTCTTCACAAAGTTGATGGCCACCCCCTTCCGGCCGTAGCGGCCCGAGCGCCCGATTCTTCGAGGGCAGAGCAAAACCCTTCAGTACACGCAGCAGGAAAGGGGACGGGACACCCGCCAACGGGAGGCCCACGGGAAGCCCACCCCTACCTGTGTATGTACAGCTCTCTGTTATTGGGCAGGTCGTAGTTAATGATGAGGGACACCTGAGGGACGTCCAAGCCCCTGGCCCAGACGTCCGTGGAGATGAGCACACGGCTGCAACGAGAGAAGGTGCTTGAGGCAACCACCCAGCCACGAGCGCTTCAGACTGGCTACGGGCAGAAAACACGTCAGGCCACGCTCACACCGGCCCCCCTGCGGGCGTGCAGCGTCAGGGGCAGCACCGGAAAGACCTGTCCACGAAGGGCCTCGAGTCTGTGGTTGTGCTCAGTTCACGCGCACCGTCTGATAAAGAGAGTTCTGGTAGCTTCTGCTGCACTACGTTTAACTGTTTGAACCCAGTCCCGTATCAACAACTGGGAAAGACGACTTACTTCCGCCTAGAGGGGAGTCAGGGCTGGTGGCCTCTGGACCTTGGCGCAGGCTTTACAGCGTGTTCAAATTTGAAATGCAACTCACAGCGCTCTGTCCTGCAGCCAGGGCAGGATCGGACACGCCACGGGCCGCCACGTCCGATACCGAGGCCACCAGCCCGCCTGCCCATCGAGCACGTGCAGCGCGGCTGGCCCGGAATGAGATGCTCTTTAAAGTGCAAAATACACACAGGATTTTCAATGCTCGgtacaaaaaaaagcaaaaaacaccttaattagtatttttaatgcTACATATTGCAAATGTTGAAATGACGCGCCCTGTTGAGTCAAATGTTGTATTAAAAATCAacctcacctgtttctttttgtctgttttaacaCGGGTACTAGGAAATCTCAGATGTGGCCTGAACTATATATCTCTATTGGACGTCGCTGGTCTAGAAGCATTCAAATTAAGGGACAGCAACACAGGAGAACGGAGTTCAAAACAAAACGGGGAGGTGTCACTGCCCCATAATCACCTACAACCGCAgccccagagggagagagaacaggagccCAGCCACACGGCGGGGCAGGAAGCCGGACAGCAGCCCAGCCGGAGGAAAGACCAGAGCCGCACGGACACATCAGAGCAGGAGCCgctgagacagcgagagacaagcgggggtggggggtggggcagcaaCGAGACCGCAGGCGACTTCCCAGAATTCTATGTCGGCAAGTTTCTCCTTCGAGATAAACACTTCTAGACAAACTAAAACGGACACTGTCATTGGGTCACTGGCAGCCCCAAACCAAAAAGGTAAAGACATTCTTCAAGGAGAAGGACATCCATCCCAGACAGAAGTCCAAAGACGAGAAGTAAAATGATAGTATGTGTCCGAACGTATGTACGTTTTGTCACATAAAGCAAAGGCGTCCTGTGGAGTTTGTGGTATTATAAAACACGTGCCCACCACCACCGCTTTCTAGAAACGCAGGGGTCGCGGAAGCCTCTGGTCTCTGCGGGAGCAGGGACGAAGGCCCACGTGCCGATCACAACAGACGTGGAGGGTGGAGGCACAGAGCGCTACACTCCCTCAGGAGAAAAGGGAACGGGGAAAAGGAATGAGGATACGAAATCcaaaaccagggcacctgggggctcagccggcctaagcgtccgactcttgatttctgctcaggtcatggtctcacggaagccccacatcaggccaagcactgagcacggagcctgcttaagatattctctctctctctctctctctctctctcccccccttccctgcatgtgcccatgctctctctcaaatgaattttaaaaaaaggaatcagaaaaagAGCACGAGAGGTAAACACACTGATGAGATGATTAACTCAAACGTAGTTTCGTCGGCATCAAACAACACGGGACGAACCGCATCCCAAGACAGCGATCAGCATTCTAACGACGAAGAAAGCCAACCAGAAGCCACCGCGAGCCGTGTGCACAGCGCACGCCTGCAGCTTCGGGCGGCACAcggagtgggggcggggcgcgTGAGGGGACCCGGCGGGGACACCCACCCCACAAGGCGGCCGGGCCGGCCTCACGGCAGGACTGCCGACAGGCAGCATTACTACGGACGGAGGGACGCTTCTGTGATGAAGGCTAACCCTGCAGAAACCCAACAACTCTGAACTGGTCGGCACGACGGCCTCAGGACCCATCGAGGACACGTCAAGGACACACGGAACTCAGAGCTGCACCCACAGCTCCCTCGCTGCTGCGGAGACAgtaaagagaaacagaggggagGGTGCGGAGGGTCCGAAACGCAACCGGCAACCGAGCCTCCGGGGCACGACGACTACGGGGCGCTCGGCCTGTCCACACGCGCACGGGGCATCTAGAAGTGAGCGTGTGCCGGGCCGGCAAGCAAACCTGGGTACACGCTACAAGGAACGACGCCACACGCTCTCCGACCACAGCGGTACTCGGCTAAGACCCCAACACAAAAGCACCACCGGAAAACCTCCTTACTCGGCAGTGAAGACCCCCTACCCGACCCTCACCCCCGAGGTGATGGCGGCTCCCCCCAGCCTAGCGCCCCCGCAGGGCTGCCCACgcccaggaggcaggaggcaggagggcacGGTCTGGGGCCGGAAGTGGCGCTGACCCACCTGGCGCCGGACCGGAACTCCTTCATGATGGACTCGCGCTCCTTCTGCGGCATGTCGCCGTGCATGGACGACACGGTGAAGTTGGCCTCTCGCATCTTCTCCGTCAGCCAGTCCACCTGCAGGGCAAAGCAGCAGCCGCCACCGTAAGCTCAGAAACCAGACCGGGGCGCGTGCTGCGGACCTCGGCTCGGTCGTCCGCGGAACCAACGTGAACGCTCAGCGCCGGGGCCCTTAACACGCGGATcgatcacggggcgcctggggtttggctcagcgggttgagcgtctgacttcggctcaggtcgcgatctcacacgttcgtctgggttcgagccctgcgtcgggctctgcgctcacagctcagagcctgcttgggaccctctgtcccccctctctgcccctcccccgcttgctctctctcaaaataaacctttgggggaaaaaaaaaaaaaacctcagaggaATCTTTACTAGACGTGTGGGAAGCGTTTGCCCAGCACAACTGGGGCAAAACTCCTCTCACTGGTTCCGTGTACGTTTCTCAAGGGAAAAACAAGGCCGTCTCTCACTATTCTCATTTGAAACTTAAATTCAAATCTTCTCTGGAAGGTGGCCGACTCCTGGCTGTCTGCTCCACCTGCATGACAGCAGGTCACTTGGGAGCCTAAGAAAACCCAGGCCCGGGGCCCCTCCTAAAGCCAATGACGTCCGTGTGTCCGGTCCTGGGACCAGCGTGAACACGTCCGTACAGCTTCCCTGGCCACGCCCGCCTGTCCCCTTCTGAGCCACCACGGGCAAGGTCTGGGCTGCGTCCCAAAGAGAACCAAGTTCAGTTTTTGCCACGAGAACACTGAAGAGCTAAGGTGGCCACGTACCTTCCGTTTGGTGTTACAGAAGATGACCGCCTGAGTGATGGTAAGCGTGTCGTACAGGTCACACAAGGTGTCGAATTTCCACTCTTCCCTCTCCACCGCTACAAAAAACTGCTTGATGCCTTCTAGGGTCAGTTCATCGCTGGAGGACAAAGGCACGTCCTGGGAACTCATTCTTCCACCAAGACTTGAGGGCGCACACAAGCCACGCACCGTTCCCGGCGGCGGCCCCTACCCTCCCGGGGGCCAGCACCTCTGCTGCACGGGCTGGACCAGCCTGCGCCTTCAACAACTTGCACACCTTGTACTGCACATTTTGCTCCCACAGCAATGATGGACAAATACCGTCAGCTAGCTCGTAAATTCGGAATCGCGGAGCCAAAGGAGAAGGCCCGTCGTgaaaattagcttttttttttttttttccacatccaacatggggctcgaactcacaaccccaagatcaagagtcccacgctccactaactgagccagccgggtgccccaaagctggcttttcaaaaaagaatacaagaaacGCTTTACACGTTTTAAGACCCAAACACCAGCTACGTGGCCTGTGGCTGCGGCACCCGAGGCGCGGGGCGTGCTTACCGCTTCACCAAGATGCGAATGGGGTCCGTCATGAACTTGTTGGTCATCTCCAGGATTTCGTGAGGCAGCGTGGCGCTGATGAGCACCACCTGTGTGGCCGGGGGCAGGTACCTGTACACGTCGTAAATCTGCTCCTTGAAACCTGggacaaaggaggagagagacgCGGAGAATTCTGAAGGCTGCACGCTTGGACACGGAGGTCGCGGACGTGAGGCGTAGGTTTCACAAAGAATGTCTTCCGCGGAGCCAGGAAATCCACACACCCCTCTCTGCCGTCTCTGGGGGTCGCGGCCCCACCCCGACAGGCCCGGATGCCGGCCGTGAGGAGCAACAGAAGCCCCGGCCCTGGGTCGCCCACGACCTCAGACGCCTGCTGGCGGTCACCGCTGCTGTCGGCCTGCTGTGAGGGTGTGCGTCCGACGTGGCCAGATCTGCCACGTTTTAAGAAACCAGAGATCCGGATTCAGACAGAACAATCTCCCACATACGTGGGATCCTTAGGGGTGTATGTCACCCGTCAACCACACCTCGACTGGTGGGACCTGGCCCACGGGCCACCACACCGCGACCTCCACTGCCCCGGGCAGGACGGGGTCAGCAGGCGAGCCCGTGAGAATGCCCGCACGGCGGGTCCCGGCCTCCAAAGGCCCCTTAACAGACCACGAAGTCGTGACCCCACAAATGACAGAGCCCAAGACTTGCGTTTCTAGCAAACCCCCAGATGATGCAGACGCCATCTGTCTGGAGACCTCGCTGTGCGAACGGCGCCCCGAGGAGCCGCCCGCAGGCGACGCTTCCTCAAACGCTAAGGAAGCCGCCCGAGTGCGCAGCGGTGACCGTGCCATCCCCTAGAAGAGCAGGGCCTCCGGACAGAGGGGCGCGGGGACAGCTCCTCACGCAGCAGGAGCCCCGCAGGCCCGGACACCGGGAAGACCGGCGGGAACTGCACCTCAGCCGCTGCGTCTGTCACCCGGTGACCTCCCggtgtgggggcagggactgAGGGGAGGGTGTGTGCAGACAGCGGAGGCGTGGACACACGGAGAGGCGCTCTAACGGGCGCTGGA contains:
- the EIF4A3 gene encoding eukaryotic initiation factor 4A-III, which codes for MAATATMATSGSARKRLLKEEDMTKVEFETSEEVDVTPTFDTMGLREDLLRGIYAYGFEKPSAIQQRAIKQIIKGRDVIAQSQSGTGKTATFSISVLQCLDIQVRETQALILAPTRELAVQIQKGLLALGDYMNVQCHACIGGTNVGEDIRKLDYGQHVVAGTPGRVFDMIRRRSLRTRAIKMLVLDEADEMLNKGFKEQIYDVYRYLPPATQVVLISATLPHEILEMTNKFMTDPIRILVKRDELTLEGIKQFFVAVEREEWKFDTLCDLYDTLTITQAVIFCNTKRKVDWLTEKMREANFTVSSMHGDMPQKERESIMKEFRSGASRVLISTDVWARGLDVPQVSLIINYDLPNNRELYIHRIGRSGRYGRKGVAINFVKNDDIRILRDIEQYYSTQIDEMPMNVADLI